The genomic DNA CAAACTTTTAACCAACAGGAAATTGAACTCAGCTTCATATTAACTACTTTTTACATATagtcataattatattaccatAGCCTGTATATTCCTGGTCCGTCCGAGACTGCCTTTCATGATGAGTAGAGATCTGAGTTGCAGTACTTTTGTATCAAAACCAGTGAATTCATCTGGAAAAACAATTCAATAAGTTATATCCAAAATTCAATCAGTATAACCTCtttggttttattttaaattcttttgaATTCCACAATAATGGTAGGCACAGGATTCCTCTCCATCAACCCGATGGAGAATGGAGCATACCTTCACCAACAgacagtggagcagcatggtggagtatgcatactccacaataatataataaattatttttcagttGACTAAATCTAGTATTTAGTATGTATTCTATAGATTTTTAGTTTCTTACATACACAGAGTAAATTTATGTtcatataacttaaaactacactgttttataaaaataacacatgAATGGCCATATGAACTTTATTGGACCTTACTCCACAATGCtgagatggatggatggatggactATGTATACCCAAATAtataatagtttaaaaataaaaacaaaacaaaccttCCCCAATTGGGTCAGGGGGCCCCAGGCTACGTCCAGGCATGCGGGTGCCTGACCAGCCTCTCTCTATAGGACTCAGCCGTAACCGTCTGAACTTTGTCATTGAATCTCTTAGCTTTATCAATTTATCCATCCTGAAATGAAAATAACCATTACTATACAAGTGTTAGCATCAAAAAcagtattttaatttgaaaaaagagagtaagtacatacacatacataagtagGCTCAAGAACAGATTTCAATCATGCAATTACTTCACAAAAAgtctattttgaaaaatgaattattatttttatttgtatgaattACTAACCTTTCAGGGTCATCAGGCAAACGTTGTTGTTTTAGAAGTTCTCTTCCCCTGATTACCGGAGCAGACAGACCAGGCCACAGCATATTAACACGACCAACACCAATCATTTGCCCGCGATTCAGATCACGAATCCTGATACGACCCGCGCCTTTACCACGACCCTTCTTCGCGCCAGGGTTACTCACTGAGGTGACTGACTTCCATAGCTTTTCAGCcggtactaaaataaaaaagtggtaAATAAACGAAACATACGATTTTGAGTTCAGTTAACTATCTTGCTCTCCTTATCAAATCAACTCTAAATCCGTTATAAATACACTCACATTTATTGAAGAAATTCACACAAGCAACTGAAGAAGTGCTGAAGTTAGTTTTAAGGTTAGAAGctaaattattttccaagaGGGGCGTTTGTCTGCCTATAGCATTAAGAGGTTTTAGGAGGCACTTTAGTGATAATATTTTCGTGCCCATCTTTaaatgaaatttataaaatataatgataaaataacataaccacAACAACCCCTCTTGacgtaacttttttttaaacactcattaatcattatttaatttttgaatgGTAGAGGACACAATTCTAAACATCCAGCACCCAATCATCATTCACGTTTCTATATTACGAGCGAGTGACTTCTTGCTTCTCATTATTGTTAGACTtttttggtttatttattttgtccaCAGTTCCGTTTAGGCCGTAGTAGCGTAGTAGGGTGTCCGGGTATCAGTCAGTCAAGCGAACTCAGAACAGGCAAGCAAATACCTACCTTGAAATGAATTGAACGCATCTGTAAACTGCTGACAGAACGTTcgtgtttaaaaagtaaaatgtcacTTACGTCATTTTACGTGGCCGACAATCCTATCCCACTGCCTGTCTGCTTTTTGTTTGTTGCATTTCGAatagaatttgtatgtaaaCTTAATAACAACGGCCAGAAGTTGGGCCTTATTCTCTTAAGTAACTTTATGAAGAATATCACAGCGCCATGGGTCTCTGTAAATGTCCTAAACGGAGAGTTACAAATCAGTTTTGTTTCGAACACAGAGTGAATGTTTGCGAATATTGTATGGTCACGAGCCACCCgaaggtaataaataaatattctacgATCAGATGTAGTTTTTATGCGCGTTATTACGTATTATGTAATCGAATTCGTATAATAcaaattcttttttaattttcagtgtATCATACAGTCGTATCTGCAGTGGCTACAAGATAGTGACTACAACCCCATATGCGAGATTTGCACAAAAAGTTTAAGCGAGGGAGAATGTATTCGACTCACCTGTTATCGTAAGTGAACGTCAACACCATTGTAATGTGCAgagaatttgatttttttgggTATGAAGATTGAATATGGTGAAATTTGCAGATGTGTTTCATTGGGCGTGTGCGGAGGGTCGGTACCGCGCACTTCCACGCACGACGGCCCCGGCGGGCTACCAGTGTCCGTCCTGCGCCACGCCAGTGTTCCCTCCACCAAATTTGGTGTCACCAGTTGCAGATGAACTCCGAGCAAAGCTTGCTGGAGTGAATTGGGCCAGAGCTGGCCTTGGCTTACCATTGGTATGTAGAAAAATTCACAACTACCTATTGTGTTagcaacaacataacatagtatcacatCTAGGCAAGGTAGTAGTAGAATCTTCAAAATTTGAAAACTcaagaaataaacaaattaatatgACATTATTCTTTGACAGTCAAGAATCCTCTAACTTAGACAAATTTCCCTAAAAAGCATCTTTTTTACCCAGCTTTCAGAAGACCAAGACATGAAAGGTGCAGCAGGCAGAGGCAGCCAGTCTCCAATTGACCATTCCCAGTACTACAACTCAGTGGACAGTCAGAGAGGGACTCCCGTGGGAGCCAGTGATGATGAGTCCAACGGCCGCTCAGCTAATGGCACTCCACATTCCGTAGTTCAAATTACTGATGAGCCTATCAATATTTTCGACAACACTTCCGTTAAACGAAGTGACAGTTTACAAGGTATTCCTTTGCTATAGTCTTCTATTTTATATCATTACTTTTGTTTGGAGTCTTTCAAACAGTTCAATTGAGGAattggtaaaaaatatattttatttatgtattaatttatttaggtacacatttatcaagtaattaaaaaataaaaattatttcagTTACGGTAAATAGGTAATTTGCAAGCCTAGTTCCTAGCCATACTTATTATGTTCCTAGccatattaatttttatttgtgtcTTGCCTTTCTTTTGTAGAATGTTCAATATGAATGGCTTACATCATATCACTACCAATTatatggtattttatttatccTCAACAAAATAGACAATTTTGCATTGCATCATACTATGAGATGACCTAGCTATACCCAAGGTcctaagatattattattagttattcatgatatacatatttattttaccggccagtaatacatatacatatatattatgtagcCTTACATAGAcatgtctttttaaaaaatgtaataaattataagcTTTTTATAAATTTCACACCCACATAGTGATTAAAAGAATCTCCTAAAGTGTACTATTTTATATTACCAGGGGGCCAAGCTTCAAGGAAGGGTTTCAAGCCCATTGACCATGTGAAACCGTCAGCTAACTATGATCATGATGATAACAAATACAAGCAGAAGTCCACATTTGCTTGGATTAGCAGGTGGTGGAAGTAAGTGTATTTTACTAATGTTCATATTAGAAGggtatttctgtatcttgtgacCATTGTACTCATCTATCTAGTCGGCTACATCAGCATCATCTTCCATAATTGATgtagtttatataataatagaggagctcggtggcgcagcggttaacgcgctcggtctgcgattgttgaagtaaagcaactttcgcaaaggccggtcataggatgggtgaccacaaaaaaaagttttcatctcgagctcctccgtgcttcgggaggcacgttaagccgttggtcccggctgcattagcagtcgttaataaccatcaatctgcactgggcccgcgtgatggtttaaggcccgatctccctatccatccatagggaaggcccgtgccccagcagtggggacgttaatgggctgatgatgatataataataGAAAAGCATTTTAATACATCATCAAATAGTTATAAACCCTTTGACTTGCTAGTCTGTAGCTTAACTGACTATTGACATCTacataggtataaataaatgttcatacataaactcacgcctattacccactGGGGAAAGCAGAgcctatgaaattccatttgcttcgatcctgacacacttctctcgctttCTTCACATTCATAAATTGATATATGTATTCCTTCTTAACAGAAATACACTTCCATCTTCTCGCGTGCGAAGAGCTGGAGGTATCTACAGACGCTACTGGGTCATCCTGTTCATAATCATTGCAGTAATAGTGTTTCTGGTAGTGCTCAGCCAACGAGATGTTGACGAGGAGAATCCTTTCGGGTACGCACACGAGGACGATCGCAGAATACTCCAGAAGAATTAGCAACTGTAtctaattattctttatttataaaaatcaagCAATCTTTAAAGTGATATGTGTTATGTGTACTATATGAATATAAACATTTGTTCAAATTCAATGTTGTTGTATTATTAGGAGTGAGCTCCAGCAAACCAGGAATTGGACCTGTTTGTTTAggcttaattattttctgtactTTTACTCTACttctatatttttgaattatatgtaaacaaaagaaattaacagcagaaaataaagcttttattttatttggagcTTACAATTTATAGTCcagaaaaaattaaaagtaaaaatattccattagcactttatttttctgttaatgagacaaaattatgtttacataattttataattattaacttaAAAAAGCACATTTTTATGACTGGTATTAGACTAGACAACAGGAAAAAACACTTTggattaaaacaaatatttgtgACAAAGTATGTAAAATACAGGGAACAAAAATACAATCTAGGAAATTATAAAACTTTAGTACAAGTATCTACTTCCTTATCCAAAAATATTACAGAAAAAATATCATTGTAGAAGGCAGGATAATATTCACAGGCACGCCGACAGTCGGGCATCCAATTCATTTCAAGCAGCTTGGGTTGAACAACTTTCTCATTTCCTTCTTCAGACCAAGCTAGCATTATGTCTGCAGCATATAGAGCTCTAGATTGGGGACTCTTTGCTATTCCACATGGGGCATCCTTACTTGTAGCAGCTGTGAAGAGGTCTGCAAACATTGTAAATATTGACTTTTCCACAGTAGCCCAACAATAATCTGGATATTGTTGACCCCAAGCCTCTTTAAATTGTGCACACAACAACCTGTATAATGATGCTCCTTCTGTATAGTTCATCACAGTAAAATGTTGCTCATAATCCTCCAAATTGTTCAAAGCAAAAGGTTTATTAGAAAACCTGAGGAAGAAGTTGTTGTAGATGTAAACTTCAGTTGGACTGACCGATTTCAACAATACAACATAGCGAATATCAAACTTCACTAAGCCCACATCAGGTCGCTCAAAAAGTACAggattttcaatatatttctgtgCAATTTTTGGTCCACTTAGGGGCAAACGGCACAAAAAGTTCAGGTTGTCTGTGATATAGGTGTCTAATCCCCGAGCCAGATTGTAAGGCTTGCAAATCCAGTGGTTGTCTAACCCAGCCTTTTTTCTTTGCATGTAATATGCTACCAGCTTTGTAAGTTCAGTTTTCATATTAAAAGTTGTAGGTAACCAAGCAGGAGAAGTTTCTAATTTATTGTTGAATGTGTTTGTGGATTTATCAGAACATCTCCTTGCAACTATAGCTAATAAGTCTTTTATAGTAATGACATACTCAAATGGAAACTGGTTCACAAACTTGTTAGGTGAGTCTCTGCTTAATTCTCTGAAAgttttaaaatgatttatgtACCATATAATATCTGCATCATTTTCATTACCCACTATTTCAAAGTCAGGTGAAGTTAGGTAGTCATTTATATACTGATACTCTGAGAAAACTTTTAGTTTACCTTCAGGTCTCTGTCTATCTCTTAATAAATCTAGGTCTGGTAGAGTCTCCACAATATGTCCTTCTAGAAAGTAATTACTGTCTGGTTCTTGAGGGGTGAAATCTTCTTGAAAATGTTCATATTCCTTCCAAGGAATCAGCATAGCTTCTCTTTGAAGTGGGTCAGGGTAATGTCCTTCAACAAAATTTCTTGTTACAGGATCTCCTTCCTCAACATTCTCAACAGgaaagagaagtgtgtaagTCATTTGATCTGGCACATGTATGAATGGAACAGCTCTAAAGTTGGGACTGTCAGAGTGCGTGATACCAGAACCCAGCTCGTCAAGTACATACCATACTGGTACCCTTTCTTCTATAGAAAACTCACTTCCTCCTATAGCATAAGTATGAGCATATTTCCAAACTTGCTCGGAAACCTTCTCGATTTTTTCTTCCACTGTATCTCCAGTCACTTGCATCAGACTGCACATTCTTTCCAATAACCCCGGCACATTGCGGAGGTTATTTTTAATACTATTCGCTTTGAATGTCCAAGCATGATCTACAAGGTATATGTGGCTAGGATCGTTTCTATCAATGTCCTTCGTGGCAATGACTGTCCATAAAGGATCGTAAGGCATTTTATCACTGTCTTCATAATCAATCATAGCAAGTTGGAAAGACAAACCTGAATCAAAGATTTGGTCACGCAATTTCTTGCATAAAGTCGACCAAAAATGTTCAGGAACTCCAGACAAAATTAACTGTGGTTTATGCACAGCTAGAAAACTGTTCAAACTTGATATTCCATCCATTTTTCccttgtataaataaaattaaaaggacACTCGGCCTTAACGGACCGCAACAAGAccgcaattatttttttttttttgtttggttttccccgaagggtaaggcaaagggaactatgcccatacagccatgtctgacgtattttttttcttgatgattaatgaaatgatgaaaggtgatgatgatgaaacctaagcccccaccctcggagtagactcctactccgaaccccaaacgaattaactcaaaagtccgcataaacttttgagttatgaagcggcttcctgacacgaagcgaaaataggcagatacactttgtttattgaataccccaatataataacactcgcgaatgtcttccgactaacttaatgcgatcattaaccacaaaacaccacttcgtattaattatttagattattcaatgaagaaagcaactgtcccgttcccgcctcccgccaaaaaagcAAGACCGCAATTACTTTTGAAAGAATGAACTAACTGATTAAGTCTATATAGAAGACAAAGATAGCGAGATATGTAACAAATAATCTTCTATCTCACTTTACATTATTTAAAACGTCGGTCACCTAAACAAAAAACCCATTTTGACAATTAGGACTTTTACGTTCCTTTTTACGTACTTTACCTGGACTTTTCCACAGTACCAACATTCTACTCGATATGTGGTACTTACAAATACAGTCTACCACATCTTCAGAATGGGTGGTTTGTTAGATCTGGGTGCTTTCACTGATCAGTTGCTTGCTCAATAGATTTTTCTATTATAGCCGGGTTTCGGACAGCGTGCGCTAAGACGAGCCTGATCTTAGGAGTCCATTCGTAATTTCATTACAGGAACACTTTCGGACCGAGTGCGGTAACACGAGCTAGATCGTTGTCGTCGTATCGTGAAAACCCACCTTCTCGGCTCACTCGATGTAGATAAGATAGAAGTACCGTAATAAATCAAATTCAATATCAATTTAAATGAAGGTATATTTACCAGCATAAGCTAACAACTTTTGGGGAACATTGATGGTCCttaaaactaattaagttaTAGAATATTAGATCACAAAATATGTTGACAGTTTAcaatataaagtacctatataaaaagcCAAATAATATCTGCCGCCGTCAACACGATACGCATGAAGTTTCGAAAAACGAATTGTGATGTAATTTTTACACGAATACATAATACAAGTGTGACATATTAAGTATCGAGTGACAAGGGCATAAAGGTTTTAAAGCGATGCGGCGTTTCTTGTGTGAACTATAAAATCAGAATACAAAATCATCGCGAATAAACGGCGAATATAAAAGTCGCGACAATCCCGTATCGTTGAGGCTCGATTTTCCTTTAATGATATGAGCACTTGCGTGCATTATTGACCTCTAAACAGCGGTTGCGTGACATTGGCTTGTTCTACTAAGTCACTAGCTTATTCTTACACATCTCGCGTCCATAGTTCGTCAAAACTACTAAACTTATACCTACTCTTGAATGCCACATCACTAAAAACCTTCAAAGTACATTTTAAAGTGCAATTTACAATACACGTCTATAAATATCGAGTCTTAACAGTACGCAGTCGCTTAACAACTTGATTATAGAACACAATTTTTAATGACTATCTATCTATATTCAGTTCAGTTGGAGTCGGATTCCATGTGGGTGCGGTAATTCCGCCGGGCCTTTTTGACCCGCTGCCTGAACTTGAGGGCCTGGTAGTCGGGGTCGTCGGACACGTCGTCCTGAGGGGGTTGAGTGCGACTACTGCTGCCGGCGACGGTTCCGACTCCACTGTCGGGAGTGCCCATCGTCGGGGCGGGCCATAGACTGCCCTCGGTACTGCAACTGCTCTCCAGCTCGCTCTCGTTCGTTTCGTTCATGAGTCGCGCGACACTCCTGTTGTAGGTCGGTTTGGGCGAGAGCCTGTCGGCGGCGGAGGTGCCGGCGACGTCCTTGTGCGGCGGCGACTCGCTGGAGTCGGAGCGCTGCAGGCTGAGGCGGCCGTTGCGGCGCACGCGGCGCAGGTTCATGCGCAGCCGGGACTCGGGCGGCGGCGTCGAGTTGCTCTCCGACTCCGGAGGCTCCACCCTCAGGGAATCCCCGAGCGAGTCTCGGGAACCGTTGATGGGTGTGGGGATGATACTGATAAGGTTGTTGGGTACTTGATTTCCGTTTTGGTTCCGCGGCGAGATGGGCCGGCCACCGAGCGACTGGTCGTCGTCCGAGTCCACCTCCGCTATCCGGAACAGCGCCGACGTGTTCTGGCCCCTGTACCCTGTGCTCGTGCTGGGTTGCGCTAGATTGTCGTCGAAGTTGTCAAAGCTATTGAAATTGTTATTGTCGCTACTGTCTTGTGCCATATTTGCTCCTGcaaacgaaaaaaaataatgagaatATATTTGTATCTTAATATTGATAAAGATAACCTTATATTATTCATATGTTACATACCATTACTCCTTAAATTTATGACTTTTCTATAACTAGTGACTTTGCTTTTTCTTTTGGCAGACCGTGTGGGATTTATTCGTCGGCGTAGAGGTCTGattatctgaaatcaaagaaattacattattatattgtgGCTTAAACTAACTAGATGGCGCTGATATCCTTGAATGTCATGCCGCATGTAATCCAGGCAATACTGCCGCTGGTAACAAAGCGCGGGCCGTGCGTGTGTCGTAGATTTGCGCGCTTGCccttacaccccggacacttcatacaaaatacctagctttacacagacactacacattgttgttgtacacgcgcatctgtgtgtgtgacgtcagacgcccatactattgaagactaaGGCCCCGGCCTCggccactgacgcggagatgggcggagaagagcggagatgtgcggatttgaccaatcacagcgttcgagagagcgaaaaacgaagacgctctgtcactctatccctcacggtgattggtcgattcctgcacatctccgctcagctccgcgtcaatggaaacgcagcctaaagtaagactgggggggggggggggggggggtgtgtgaggtaaacctagcgtatctgctggtggggagcgaagagtttccgttttatatgtagtattattccttgttctatgGCAGTACTAACTTGACATTGACTATGggtcattgacctttcattCTTAATACTGTTAGGGATGGTACATCGAATCTGTCGACTATGGGTACTAACTAATATGTTAATAAAAATTGGCCCGATTCATCAATCTATAGTTTCGGTGGCAACGGGCTGGTAATCCGCGACTGCGACGTGAGTGAGGGTGTGTGCCTGCCTTTACTAGTAGATTAACACAACATGAGGTCGGTTATGGATCTCAAAACCCAGCTGAGATAAGAGAAGAAAATCGCCTCACCCGTCCTGAATTCCGGAAGAGGCAATGTGCGGGTTCATCGGAGTCCGTCCtctcgctagatggcgctgagACGCGGGAGTGCGTGGCGGCGTGCAGGCCGGGCAGCGCGGGCCGCGCGGCGGGCCGGCGCGGGCCGCGCGCGCGCCTCACGGGCGTGCGCTTGCCCTTGGCGCTGGTGCCCGACACGCATTTACCGCTCGACTTGCTTAGAGAT from Pectinophora gossypiella chromosome 18, ilPecGoss1.1, whole genome shotgun sequence includes the following:
- the LOC126375169 gene encoding zinc finger protein-like 1 homolog, with translation MGLCKCPKRRVTNQFCFEHRVNVCEYCMVTSHPKCIIQSYLQWLQDSDYNPICEICTKSLSEGECIRLTCYHVFHWACAEGRYRALPRTTAPAGYQCPSCATPVFPPPNLVSPVADELRAKLAGVNWARAGLGLPLLSEDQDMKGAAGRGSQSPIDHSQYYNSVDSQRGTPVGASDDESNGRSANGTPHSVVQITDEPINIFDNTSVKRSDSLQGGQASRKGFKPIDHVKPSANYDHDDNKYKQKSTFAWISRWWKNTLPSSRVRRAGGIYRRYWVILFIIIAVIVFLVVLSQRDVDEENPFGYAHEDDRRILQKN
- the LOC126375160 gene encoding tubulin--tyrosine ligase-like protein 12, yielding MDGISSLNSFLAVHKPQLILSGVPEHFWSTLCKKLRDQIFDSGLSFQLAMIDYEDSDKMPYDPLWTVIATKDIDRNDPSHIYLVDHAWTFKANSIKNNLRNVPGLLERMCSLMQVTGDTVEEKIEKVSEQVWKYAHTYAIGGSEFSIEERVPVWYVLDELGSGITHSDSPNFRAVPFIHVPDQMTYTLLFPVENVEEGDPVTRNFVEGHYPDPLQREAMLIPWKEYEHFQEDFTPQEPDSNYFLEGHIVETLPDLDLLRDRQRPEGKLKVFSEYQYINDYLTSPDFEIVGNENDADIIWYINHFKTFRELSRDSPNKFVNQFPFEYVITIKDLLAIVARRCSDKSTNTFNNKLETSPAWLPTTFNMKTELTKLVAYYMQRKKAGLDNHWICKPYNLARGLDTYITDNLNFLCRLPLSGPKIAQKYIENPVLFERPDVGLVKFDIRYVVLLKSVSPTEVYIYNNFFLRFSNKPFALNNLEDYEQHFTVMNYTEGASLYRLLCAQFKEAWGQQYPDYCWATVEKSIFTMFADLFTAATSKDAPCGIAKSPQSRALYAADIMLAWSEEGNEKVVQPKLLEMNWMPDCRRACEYYPAFYNDIFSVIFLDKEVDTCTKVL